A section of the Candidatus Aminicenantes bacterium genome encodes:
- a CDS encoding ferredoxin:glutaredoxin reductase codes for MKKEIEISDAAVDALLQKLQREAEASGYHLNNDRKFVRELVGGLLVNQQRYGYAACPCRLAAGEKAADLDIICPCDYRDADLNEFGACFCALYVGPEVSEGRKQAASIPERRPPASQRRAAKAEISAGAPLGKLSQPVWRCKVCGYLCARGEPPDICPICKAKKERFERFM; via the coding sequence ATGAAAAAGGAAATAGAGATCAGCGATGCAGCTGTCGATGCGCTGCTGCAAAAACTGCAGCGCGAAGCAGAGGCGTCGGGCTATCACCTGAACAACGACCGTAAATTCGTCCGCGAGCTGGTCGGAGGCCTGCTGGTCAACCAGCAGCGCTACGGCTACGCCGCCTGCCCGTGCCGGCTGGCGGCGGGCGAAAAGGCCGCTGACCTGGACATCATCTGCCCCTGCGACTATCGCGACGCCGACCTGAACGAGTTCGGCGCCTGTTTCTGCGCCCTGTACGTCGGCCCGGAGGTCAGCGAAGGCAGAAAACAGGCCGCTTCCATTCCCGAACGCCGTCCGCCGGCAAGCCAGCGCCGCGCTGCCAAGGCCGAGATATCCGCTGGTGCGCCGCTGGGCAAGCTCTCGCAGCCCGTCTGGCGCTGCAAGGTTTGCGGCTATCTGTGCGCTCGCGGCGAACCGCCCGATATCTGTCCTATTTGCAAGGCGAAGAAGGAAAGGTTCGAAAGATTCATGTAG
- a CDS encoding aminotransferase class V-fold PLP-dependent enzyme produces the protein SIVTGIQPPDEQMAAILPSHHGYCFVDCAAAAPYVPIDMHPADPQQRLDAIFFSPHKFLGGPGSSGVMVLNKQLYHNRIPDQPGGGTVLWTNPWGEQHYYEDIEVREDGGTPGFLQAIRAALAVLLKEHMGSEHILAREEELKKFFLEKLLRHPQIEVLEAGQPHRLGIISFYSLHRHHNLIVQLLNDRFGIQSRGGCSCAGTYGHILLHVEREHSRHITDMINHGDLSDKPGWVRISLHPTLTEAEVSAIAAAVHAVLDNYERWQQDYVFEPATGEFHHRTWKKPVTDLRSDFRPV, from the coding sequence TCGATCGTCACCGGCATCCAGCCCCCCGATGAGCAAATGGCCGCCATCCTGCCCAGCCACCACGGCTATTGCTTCGTCGATTGCGCCGCCGCCGCCCCCTATGTCCCCATCGACATGCACCCCGCCGATCCGCAGCAGCGCCTGGACGCGATTTTTTTCTCGCCGCATAAGTTCCTGGGCGGCCCCGGCTCTTCCGGGGTGATGGTGCTCAACAAGCAGCTCTACCACAACCGCATCCCCGACCAGCCCGGCGGCGGCACCGTGCTGTGGACCAATCCCTGGGGCGAGCAGCATTACTACGAGGACATCGAGGTGCGCGAGGATGGAGGCACGCCCGGGTTCCTGCAGGCCATCCGCGCCGCCCTGGCCGTGCTGCTCAAGGAACACATGGGCAGCGAGCATATCCTTGCCCGCGAGGAAGAATTGAAAAAATTCTTCCTGGAAAAACTGCTGCGCCATCCCCAGATCGAGGTTCTCGAAGCCGGACAGCCGCACCGCCTGGGCATCATCTCCTTCTATTCGCTCCATCGCCACCACAACCTGATCGTGCAGCTGCTCAACGACCGCTTCGGCATCCAGAGTCGCGGCGGCTGCTCGTGCGCCGGCACCTACGGCCACATCCTGCTCCATGTCGAGCGCGAGCACTCGCGGCACATCACCGACATGATCAACCACGGCGACCTGTCGGATAAGCCAGGCTGGGTGCGCATCTCGCTCCATCCGACCCTGACCGAGGCGGAGGTCAGCGCCATCGCCGCGGCGGTGCACGCCGTTTTGGACAACTATGAGCGCTGGCAGCAGGACTACGTCTTCGAGCCGGCAACCGGCGAGTTCCACCACCGCACCTGGAAGAAGCCGGTTACCGATCTGCGCAGCGATTTCAGGCCGGTGTGA
- a CDS encoding glutaredoxin family protein — protein sequence MKPFTHVAGKDCGRIVFYGLSTCVWCKKTRRLLDDLGVAYDYVYVDLLNDEERERAMAEVRRWNPNESFPTLVFNEANCVLGYDEEKIKAAVKL from the coding sequence ATGAAACCTTTCACCCATGTGGCTGGCAAGGATTGCGGCCGGATCGTCTTCTACGGGCTCAGTACCTGCGTCTGGTGCAAGAAAACGCGGCGGCTGCTTGACGACCTGGGAGTCGCCTACGATTATGTGTATGTCGACCTGCTGAATGACGAGGAGCGGGAGCGGGCCATGGCCGAGGTGCGGCGCTGGAATCCTAACGAGTCTTTTCCCACCCTGGTATTCAATGAGGCCAACTGCGTCCTGGGTTATGATGAAGAAAAGATCAAGGCGGCTGTCAAGTTATGA